Part of the Yersinia hibernica genome, GTGAGCCGGTCAGCACCACTGTTTTACCCGCAAATGGGCTGTCAATCTCTTCGGCAATAATTTGCTGCGGTTCCGGCCAACTGATCACTTTCTCCAGCGCTTCTATCACTTTCTGATTGTGTGCTTCACTGAGGAAGTTCACTACGTGCTTGGCCACCACTTCGCCGACGTCGGGCACACTTTTGAGTGCTTCAATATCAGCCGCGCGTAAATTTGCCAGATTGCGGAAATGGGCGGCTAAATTGGCGGCGGTCGCCTCACCGACTTCGCGAATCCCCAGGGCATAGAGGAAGCGCGCAAAAGTGGTCTGCTTCGCCTTTTCCAGCGCCATAATCAGATTTTGTGCCGACTTTGGCCCCATCCGCTCCAGCCCTGTCAGCTTGCCTGCGCTCAATGTGAATAAATCAGCCGGGTTCTCAACATATTGTTTTTCCACCAGTTGCTCAATAATTTTATCCCCCATCCCCTCAACATCCAGCGCCCGGCGGGAGACAAAATGTTTTAGCGCCTCTTTACGTTGCGCCGCACAGAATAGCCCGCCGGTACAGCGGGCCACCGCTTCGCCCTCCACCCGCTCGATGTCAGAGCCACACACCGGGCAGTTTTGCGGGAAAGTAATGGCTTTGGCATCCTGAGGGCGCTGTTCCATTACCACACCGACCACCTGCGGAATGACATCCCCGGCCCGGCGAACAATCACAGTATCGCCAATACGCAAGCCCAGCCGCTCGATTTCATCAGCATTATGCAAGGTGGCATTGCTGACGATCACCCCGGCCACCTGCACCGGTTCCAGCCGCGCTACCGGCGTAATGGCCCCGGTACGCCCCACCTGAAATTCGACGTCACGAACTTGGGTTATCTGCTCTTGGGCCGGGAATTTAAAGGCGGTGGCCCAGCGAGGCGCGCGCGCCACAAAGCCCAGTTGCTCTTGTAAATCGAGGGAGTCAACTTTAATCACCACACCATCAATATCAAAACCTAAACTAGCGCGGTCTTGTTCAACTTGGCGATAGAAAGCAAT contains:
- the ligA gene encoding NAD-dependent DNA ligase LigA; this encodes MESIIQQINQLRTSLRHHEHQYHVLDTPEIPDAEYDRLMQQLRDLEAQHPELITNDSPTQRVGAAPLDAFEQVKHEVPMLSLDNVFDEESYLAFDKRVHDRLKTAEPLTFCCELKLDGLAVSLLYEEGELVRAATRGDGTTGENITANVRTIRAIPLRLHGDNIPRRVEVRGEVFMPQAGFEQLNEEARRKGGKVFANPRNAAAGSLRQLDPRITAKRPLTFFCYGVGLLEDGELPRSHIQRLMQFKAWGLPVSHRVKLCTGSEQVIAFYRQVEQDRASLGFDIDGVVIKVDSLDLQEQLGFVARAPRWATAFKFPAQEQITQVRDVEFQVGRTGAITPVARLEPVQVAGVIVSNATLHNADEIERLGLRIGDTVIVRRAGDVIPQVVGVVMEQRPQDAKAITFPQNCPVCGSDIERVEGEAVARCTGGLFCAAQRKEALKHFVSRRALDVEGMGDKIIEQLVEKQYVENPADLFTLSAGKLTGLERMGPKSAQNLIMALEKAKQTTFARFLYALGIREVGEATAANLAAHFRNLANLRAADIEALKSVPDVGEVVAKHVVNFLSEAHNQKVIEALEKVISWPEPQQIIAEEIDSPFAGKTVVLTGSLTLLSRDDAKDRLTALGAKVSGSVSKKTDLVIAGEAAGSKLAKAQELGIKVIDEAEMIRLLGE